The Musa acuminata AAA Group cultivar baxijiao chromosome BXJ3-6, Cavendish_Baxijiao_AAA, whole genome shotgun sequence region TGCTGTACGAAGCTTCGACTCCCTCACGAGGCGCGCCTCGGCTTCGAGGCGTGCGCTCTCCCATTGCGCCATGTGGCTGAGGTTGGCGGCGCTCTTGGAGTGGCCGTCGGCGGAGACGAGGGCGTCGCTCTTGGCCTTGTGGGTGCAGGGATCGATGCCCATCTTGGCCAACCGCTTCTTCAGgtgggtgttccagtagttcttgatctcgttgtccgttCTCTTGGGCAGATGGGTGGCAATTGCAGACCATCTGAAACACAGCAACTGGGATTCTCATCAACCATCGATCAATCACAAGCAGTGAAGAAAGCCAGGGTTCTTCTTGTAATCCATCCACCACCATCGATCCACAATGAGATAGTAATGGCTGAACTCGAGAATCACTGAAGGATTTGTGATATGTGGAGGACAGGAGGAGTAAGCAGGGGGACTCACCTGTTCCCAAGGAGAGCATGGAGTTGGATGATGGTCTGTTCCTCCTGCAAGCTGAACTCGCCCCTCTTGATGTCTGGTCTCAGGTAGTTGGTCCACCTCAACCTGCAACTCTTCCCGCACCTCTGCAACCCTGCACAGAATGGCAGAGATCACAATTCTCTCCTACCATGTCACGACGACGGCTTAGGCGGCTCACCGGCTTTGGCAGGCAACGCTCTCCAGCTCCCGTGGCCGTGCTTCTCGATGTAGGCGAGCAGCTTTTGGTCTTCCTCCGGCGTCCAGGGCCCCTTCTTCAAGCCCACCTTCTCGCAGCAAGGTGATCGACCCATCTCGGTGGGATCTCGACCTGCAGAAGACAAGATGCTTAAGCTCTCAGGGCCTTCAAAGTCTCCATCCCCATAGTAATTGACATGCAGAAGGTGCAGGATGTCACAGCAAAGCCAAGATGTGGTGGAGCCTTTATGGTTGCACTGGaatgagagagagaagagagagagagagatgggcatCAAAGGAGGGTCAGCACACATAAATAGCACAGATATAAATAAGGTTTGCATGTGTGCCATGACCTAAATAACCCAGTGGTGGTTACAGCCACAttaatctcctcctcctcctcctctaccaccaccaccactgtcCTCTGTGCTCTCTTTCCAGGTCAAGGCGGAGGGGTGGCTTCCACATTTATCCATGGAGTAGGGTAACTGCGAGGGGTCATCAGCAGAGCAGATTGGGAAGGCTTGCAGGAAGAGAAGGCTGCCACGTAGTTGAGTCTGTCGAGAGGAGCTACCTGTTTCAGGCCTGCCATTCCTCATCCGGCAGCTGCTATTAATCTGCCATTGGGTCCAATTCTTGTATCCGGTCATCATCTTCCGCTTTGCTTGGTCTGCTCCAAATTGCTTCCTTCTTTGACATAATAATAGTATTCCAATTCTCTGATTAGAATgattgtacataataaaatttgagGAATTTTAAGcataattttgttgaaaatttgaGGAATCTAATACTCTGATCAACCACTTAAAATCTCTCACTTCTCTTCCTATCTCTATTGAATACTCAACATACGAGTGAAGCAAAGAGTTTCGCTATAATTAGGATCGATTTGCCAATGTCGATATATCGACACACGATATATATCGATGTGTATCTgaatagaaagaaagaagaataaaaagagaCAATAGAAAAAAAGAAGTGAACGATAATAATACTTGTAAATAAACCTACCTCTTATACCAATCTCCTCCTAGTTGATCATATCGATATATTGCTCGATTCACGTCGATCCGACCAAAACgtcataaaattaaatttaatatagAGCATAGGGGTTAAAATAAAAATACTTGTAAATAAtatcaaatttattattattatcggtGGAAGCTTCATTCACTAAAACCAAGCAAGCAAGATGGCAAATGCTACATGATCTCTTTGGTGATGAAAGGAAAGAGTACATGAAAGGAACAATGCGACCAACAACAGTAATGCGACGTCCCAAAGTGCAATCTATTTACCGGCAAGTAAAACAAGGAGTGGGATTTGGCATCTATCCAACCACGACAATGTGGCATTCCTCAGTCTAATCTATTTATGGATTCGAGCTATTTGGCGTTCTCTCTTCCCAGCCTTGCAAGTAAGTAAGTGGGTGACTACACGCCAAATTGCTGTGGACTCCATTTCCCACAGCTCTTTAATGGGCAAAACAACACATGTTATCTTTTCCTAAGACCAAAGTATGGGACATCGGATCCATTCCTCGAGTGCAAAACTTGCAAGTATTTTCTTTTACGGATCACAATCCTATGTTTAAACTCATCTCTTGTAGAACTCTATGATGGTGTTTTATGAGAAGGTTTGGAGATGGTAGAAATTAAATGGATAGTAAAAATTTGAAGTAGAGAGAAATACTATCTATCCttcattatttttcttattcACAATATACTACTTGTCAAAACTTTTGAGTCTAATAGGATTGAGCTTAAATTCATTATTTGATGAGTAATTGAGTTGGGAACATGTTTAATTTAATCTTAACAAGTAAGGCAACAACAATAGTTTTGTTCTTCACATTAATTCTCACTCTTTTCTTGTCCATGAGGTTGGAGTGTGGTTGAGGACTTGTGTAGACTAGGGAAGGCCATGGAGCAGTGGAAGAGCTCAAGAACAGCAAGCACTCCACTTATTtctagagatagagagagagtgaAAGTGATCAATTGACCTGAGGGATGTGAAAAGATAGATAGATTGTCTACCATggtaaaagaagagaggaagttcTAAAAAGGACCAAAGGACAGTGAAGTGGTACACTGATACTAGTCATATATGTCACCTCCCAGATTGAAGGACTGAAAAGGGCCAAAGACTAAATGAGACATTGGGGTAGCCCTCTTTAATTCCTCTTATCTGTACAAATGACCTTTATACTTTGTATTTGATATCTCGATTTAGTTTTGTATAAGGTAAAAATTTAGATTTACATATAATAGTTAGTTTAATaaggatattattattattaattcgagtttatatattttgaattagtattttaaatttaattaaattaatgAATCGGATAACAGATAGTATGTAGCTAATCTAAGACGTAATGATAAATTCGAGTAAGAAAGAATTATCTATGCGACATAATAGATTTTCTTTtagaaacaaaaatataatacCAATTCAACATAGAAATTTAAGCTTAGATTATGGGTGATGGGACTCTTTCTATCTCTATCTAACATAATATTTCCTAATATCTCTTACTATTTATGTGTAGCTTTTTTGCTTTTAagttgattatatattttttttatggataTTAGTTTTGATACTGCCTTGAAATCAATGATAATTAGCCTATGCTAAATTGGTTTGGATTAACATATATTAGATTCGATGTCGATTTAACTCAAAGTTTATATGTAATAGGACTTTTTAAATTCTTATTAATGTAAAACTATTGTTGTCATAGTCCTCTTTCAATCTATATCTCACACAAGTATTTTGCAAAATGCAAAACTATTTTGcactaattattaattttatcattttatctatATGATAATATTGAGTAAgtccttttattatgatgtagcactttatatgtcaatattttatgcttactatatattttatatcattgTACAACTTGCTTTTTACAATTATAATAGTCTATgcagatcgagagagagagagtgagagagagagagagaggagatggaCGATCGGAACCTGAACGGGTTCTTGATCGGGTGCGTTGGGGTGGCGGTGCCGTTGTGCGCCTACTTACAGTGCATCACCCTCAGCCTCCTCATCCTCGTGCGCGGCCTCTTCGTTAAGGAAGGCTTCCTCTCCCTCTGACACCACGCGACTCCTCTTCTTCATATAGCATTGAAAGTTACATATCGTAAATCCGATCTAAtgttgatttcaatcctgacataaaatttttttatattacatatagcatatcaCATATTTTATGCTTACATCTTCTTAGATTCGATAGACTCAGACATTAAATTCTACTGCGCTGTGATTGCGATCACAAGCCAAAAGGAACACATTTATGCTGTTTTCTGATACCTCAGACTTCAAACTTTATCCTACTGCACTAGATTTGATGTGTTCATTCGAAACAGGAGAATCCCAAACCTTCAatcgagtgaaaaagaaagaaacggagCTTGATATCAGTTTTCTGCTTGCATGCAACGCAAATGATCGAAGTTTAAAGTAGAACACATGACTTTCACTGTTACAATCACAGGCAATCAATACAGAGCACCGAAGAATGCGAAGCAACAGTGTTCCATTGGATCTCAAACTGTAGGAAGGTCCACCCGCTGCAGAATTCATCTGTCCTTTGGTTGCTCAGTCAATGGGGGCATTCACAACGCAGAGTACCTCCAAGGACTTctggtaatctcccacttgaatgGCCCTCGGTCCTTCAACAGTAACAGCCACATGATACAGATTTATGTGGAAGACAATGGAGAGTGAAAAGGATGCAAGCAATGCAACCTGCAGCGAAGAAAGCAACTTCAGTCTCTGTTTCATcgcatgcttcttcttcttcttcttcttcttcttcttcttcttcatctttggtCCAGCATGAGAGGAAGAGGTAAACATGTAGCCAAAAACGACTTGCCGGCTTTCTCATACGTACATGCACCGAAGCCTGCCGGCAAGTCATCCTTGGCTGCACAGTGTGACCTCATCCTCGCATGCAGGGCCTCAGATGAGCGTGCCAACTACAGGAAAGAGTCAAGGAATGCATCTACTGCTCCTTACCCCAACACGAGGCATCATTGCTCAAAACAGCAAGGGAGATCCCCATTGGACTGTGGGAACTTTCATAGGAGAAGCTAACGAATGGGGGGGGGGTAGCGTTGGGCTTCGGAAGGAGGAGCTTATAAAGATGGTCGTCTAGCTCGGAGTAGTACCAATGGAGGAAGATAGAGGTCAGCTAGGTTTTTATGAAGGTTTGGTAGGATTTGACAGTGCATTGCAGTCGAAACCTACGAAAAGTTAGTCACCTCTTGCCTGACATACATAAAGGTTTTCGTCTCCCAAACATGGCGTACCACGAGACTCTCTCCTCAGGCACTCATGGTGTATGTTGGAGAATGAGCTCCGGACACGTACCACATGCATGCCACAGTTCTTTTTTTGCTGGTACGTACTCTGCTGTAACTTCATGCCTTGAAGGTGATGATAGCTAAGCCAAGCGTCACACTCCATTCCTGCCTAACTCCATCGACTTTGACATACCAGATGAACTATGACAACAtaacggggagagagagagagagagtgtgtgtgtgtgtgttgagaaGCTTGATGGCATCTGATGGTGAAGACCCCCGTTGCTGATGTAGCAGTCATGGGCACAGCAGGGGTTGGTCATTAAAGAGTTTGGATTACAGTATAGAGGTTGCCAAATGCCATCAAAGGGAATGGTACTTCGTCTGAGATGATTAGAAGAAGCTGGAGAAAAGGTATGCAGATGACCTAGAAATATGTGTTGTACGTTTGTATGACCAAAACAGTTCATAGCATacaaatcaatatatatatatatatatatataatatttttttatttgtaataAGAATAATAGGAGAAGATGGAGACGAACAAAAGATTTTTGTTagcttttttaatattttcttttatgatgTTCCCTATTCTTTATGAATATTTTGGTTTACTTTCAATATTCTTATTATCCAACCTATTATTGCAACATAATAGATTTGGCGTGGCTCGCGGCCAGACTCGTAGATCGGAGTGTTCGCATTGAACACACCACTTAGTCCACGTGGCACAACATTGCACAACATGATCTGGTTCATTTTGACGACAATTATCTCCGACGGTTTCGACTTAAGACACGAATGAAGTTGACCCAATGGACACCACTCTTCGACCCTTTcatcgcagagagagagagagaggaatgcaGACGGTTAGCGGCGGCCATGTTTTCTCTGTACTCGTCACCGGTCCAACCCAATCCCCGACGCCAAACGCCGCCCAGAGGAGGAGCCTCTTGCGGCGGCTCGCGCGACACACCGCCCCTGCTCCACGCCCTGCCTGGAGAGCCATATCTCGAGCTCCTTCAGTCACGCCGTCCGCCGGAGCAGAAGCCCTACTCTGCCCGTGCCGCCTTTGCGTCGGCAAGAGGCGCCTCCTCCTCCTGGGAGCTTCGACGGCGTTGCTGCCCGTTCTTCCCTCCACCTCCCTCGCCTCGGGCCTCTCTTCGGATCCAGCCGTGAGATGTTAAACCCGCGTCTTAGTCTGTCATCACGATCATCAGatgtttcttcttctctttggTTGTAGGCAACCGTCGAGAGGATTCATCCTCCGAGGCCGGATTGGTATGAGGAGATCTACGCCCAAGCCATGGAGAAGAGCATGAGAAGCTACGAAGCTGAGGTCAGTTGTAGATCACATGAATGCTTTCAAGAAATTTTGTTGCGGTAGAGTGTTTGTGGGCTGCTAAATTAAGAAGCTAACCAATCATATGTGTTAAACCAGTAGTGTGCTGAAGCAGAGCTATCTCATTGAGGATTTTGTCCTGAAGAACAAGGCTTATATCCATGATAGAGTTTTGCAGAAAAAATATGCTGGAAAAAGTAACTGTTTTGGGACACATGTTCTTAACTGGAAAATTAACTGAAGTGATTCAGGTGAACTCATAAAGATCTGCTCGAGGATGTAGTATGAATTTGAGAGAGAGAACTGAAATATATGGTGTCAACTTATTtgatacttgttggagcagcaaaGCTCAACAACAATCTTCTTCCTTTATTGTGTTCTTTGTCTTCTCAAGTGCCTTTTGTTTGGTGTATAAAACATGTTTGGTTCATTATGTTTAGTTAATCATGGTGCATCGATTCTACTCCTGTTTGCTTTAATGTGTTTTTACAAGGCTGTATGCTTCTGATTGtccttttttttgcttttttctatTAAGATTTTGTTAATTATATACGACTCTACTTCCCTAATATGCGATGGTGTTACTCAATCACTGATTATATGTTCTAAATGTACATACTTATCTTTCCTGAGCTCAACATTCTTGTAAGTAAAGATCTCAACTTTTTGTAGCATCTAATGTCAAAGAACCCCTTCATATCTCCACAGGATGATCATCTTGCAATATCCTACAGCTAAGAATTGTGCTGTATCTAGACTCAAGCAGATTTGTTTGAACTTTCTTTCTATTAATATTGTTTTGGAAAATGCTTCAATTGTTGGTTTTTTGCTTCGCCCCAACTAATGTGTATTTGCCTTCTTGCATGTTTTGGAAGGTTGCAACATACAAGGAAAAGCTCTTTCCTCAATTGACAGGAAAAGTTGAAAAAGTGCTAGAACTAGG contains the following coding sequences:
- the LOC135639831 gene encoding transcription factor MYB106-like: MAHMQTLFISVLFMCADPPLMPISLSLFSLSFQCNHKGSTTSWLCCDILHLLHVNYYGDGDFEGPESLSILSSAGRDPTEMGRSPCCEKVGLKKGPWTPEEDQKLLAYIEKHGHGSWRALPAKAGLQRCGKSCRLRWTNYLRPDIKRGEFSLQEEQTIIQLHALLGNRWSAIATHLPKRTDNEIKNYWNTHLKKRLAKMGIDPCTHKAKSDALVSADGHSKSAANLSHMAQWESARLEAEARLVRESKLRTASNSTILQQQQEQPQHQMGSSSSSSSTTALPPALLASKPGAPPGPPPCLDVLRAWHGVWPAKPAIERVDLESPTSTLSFAAAGVGLVDGNAAAVRHQGGENLEPESADWKCLAKDRMDSFAGFSVDAFGGEAPWLPEPYTSQEGCAWGQFGAGLTGLLLGDSGAQKPLGYCGDSYATRRETCEEDEEEEEEEEEEEEKEGEAKKSYWNSILNSVNSSSSSNSAPAPAFYNNSARVDFLRRSPVP
- the LOC103986785 gene encoding uncharacterized protein LOC103986785, producing the protein MDTTLRPFHRRERERGMQTVSGGHVFSVLVTGPTQSPTPNAAQRRSLLRRLARHTAPAPRPAWRAISRAPSVTPSAGAEALLCPCRLCVGKRRLLLLGASTALLPVLPSTSLASGLSSDPAATVERIHPPRPDWYEEIYAQAMEKSMRSYEAEVATYKEKLFPQLTGKVEKVLELGIGTGPNLKYYVGAGDRYVIGVDPNKQMEKYARASAEAAGLQSTNFSFIRGVGEALDVRDNTMDAVIGTLVLCSVSDVAMTLREVKRVLKPGGLYVFIEHVAARDGSLLRFMQGLVDPLQQFVSDGCHLTRETGKQISEAGFSRVSLQAAFLRTVPLFSPHVYGIAYK